A DNA window from Camelina sativa cultivar DH55 chromosome 17, Cs, whole genome shotgun sequence contains the following coding sequences:
- the LOC104754841 gene encoding probable galacturonosyltransferase 6 codes for MKQIRRWQRILFLSLLSISVFAPLILVSNRLKSITPVGRREFIEDLSRIRFRTDDLRLSAVGQEDGEGLKGPRLILFKDGELNSLVKDNSSNESDAGNNNHKNREEQVIVAQKVTVGSDEKDQHLPTVNQLANKTDFNPPFSKDEKNTRVQPDRATDVKTKEIRDKIIQARAYLNFAPPGSNAQLVKELRARMKELERSVGDATKDKDLSKGALRRVKPMENALYKASRVFNNCPAIATKLRAMNYNSEEQVQAQKKQAAYLMQLAARTTPKGLHCLSMRLTSEYFSLEPEKRQMPNQQNYYDRSFNHYVVFSDNVLASSVVVNSTISSSKEPERIVFHVVTDSLNYPSISMWFLLNIQSRATIQILNIDDMDVLPSDYDQLLMKQNSNDPRFISTLNHARFYLPDIFPGLNKMVLFDHDVVVQRDLSRLWSIDMKGKVIGAVETCLPGESSYRSMSTFINFSDTWVAGKFSARACTWAFGMNLVDLEEWRRRKLTSTYIRYLNLGTKRPLWKAGSLPIGWLTFYRQTLALDKGWHVMGLGRESGVREVDIEQAAVLHYDGIMKPWLDIGKEKYKHYWNIHVPYHHTYLQQCNLHA; via the exons ATGAAGCAAATTCGTCGATGGCAGAGGATTCTCTTCCTCTCATTGCTATCCATATCTGTCTTCGCTCCGCTTATTCTCGTCTCCAATCGTCTTAAGAGCATCACTCCCGTTG GTCGTAGAGAATTTATTGAAGATTTATCCAGAATT AGATTCAGGACAGATGACCTTAGACTTAGCGCTGTTGGACAG GAGGATGGAGAAGGCTTGAAGGGTCCAAGACTCATTCTCTTCAAGGATGGCGAACTTAATTCTCTAGTAAAGGATAATTCGTCTAATGAAAGTGATGCTG GTAATAATAATCACAAAAACAGGGAAGAACAAGTAATAGTTGCACAGAAGGTGACAGTTGGCTCTGATGAAAag GATCAACATCTACCAACAGTCAATCAACTTGCTAATAAAACGGATTTCAATCCCCCTTTTTCTAAGGATGAGAAGAACACAAGGGTTCAGCCCGATAGAGCGACAGATGTGAAGACAAAGGAGATCAGAGACAAAATTATACAAGCTAGAGCCTACCTGAATTTCGCTCCACCTGGAAGTAACGCTCAACTTGTGAAGGAGTTGAGAGCTCGGATGAAAGAGCTGGAACGGTCAGTTGGTGATGCGACAAAGGACAAAGATTTATCAAAGGG CGCTCTTCGCAGGGTGAAGCCCATGGAAAATGCGTTATACAAGGCTAGTCGTGTCTTTAACAATTGCCCTGCCATTGCTACCAAACTCCGTGCCATGAATTATAACTCAGAAGAACAGGTTCAGGCACAGAAAAAACAAGCAGCATATCTAATGCAGCTTGCTGCAAGGACCACCCCAAAAGGGCTTCACTGCCTCTCAATGCGGCTGACATCAGAATACTTTTCACTGGAACCTGAAAAAAGGCAGATGCCTAACCAGCAAAATTATTACGACCGTAGTTTCAATCATTATGTTGTCTTCTCTGACAATGTTTTGGCTTCTTCAGTCGTTGTTAACTCTACGATATCTTCTTCAAAG GAGCCGGAAAGAATAGTCTTCCATGTTGTGACTGATTCTCTTAATTACCCATCAATCTCAATGTGGTTTCTGCTAAACATTCAAAGTAGAGCTACTATCCAAATCCTAAACATTGATGATATGGATGTTCTGCCTTCAGATTATGATCAATTGCTGATGAAGCAAAACTCTAATGACCCAAGATTCATTTCTACCCTAAATCACGCACGATTCTATCTTCCGGATATATTCCCGGGTTTAAACAAGATGGTACTCTTTGACCATGATGTAGTAGTTCAAAGAGATTTAAGTAGACTGTGGAGCATTGATATGAAAGGAAAGGTGATTGGAGCTGTAGAGACTTGTCTTCCAGGTGAATCTTCATATCGATCAATGAGCACATTTATTAATTTCTCAGACACATGGGTTGCTGGGAAATTTAGTGCTAGAGCTTGCACGTGGGCATTCGGGATGAATCTAGTTGATCTTGAagaatggagaagaaggaagctgaCTTCTACATACATAAGATACTTGAACCTG GGAACAAAGAGACCATTGTGGAAAGCTGGGAGCTTACCGATAGGCTGGTTAACTTTCTATAGGCAAACATTAGCGTTGGACAAGGGATGGCATGTGATGGGGTTAGGTCGGGAATCAGGAGTTAGAGAGGTTGACATCGAACAAGCTGCGGTATTACACTACGATGGGATCATGAAGCCATGGTTGGACATTggaaaagagaaatacaaaCATTACTGGAACATACACGTCCCTTACCATCACACCTACTTGCAACAGTGCAATCTTCACGCTTga